The Polyodon spathula isolate WHYD16114869_AA chromosome 47, ASM1765450v1, whole genome shotgun sequence genome segment gctgtgcagcgggagtctcgttcccagctctgctgtgtcagtGCTCGCTTGCAGGTTCGTACCTCCAGCAGGACGTGATGCACTTTGCGCAGGAAGTCCTCGTTGTTCTCGTAGTCTGACGGAAGGGTCGAGTGACACCGTCCAAGCATGGAGTTCGTCCTGCACTACGTGAAACGCGTCCTTCCTTCAGGATAGCAACAAGAGCATCAGACTTTAGTCTAGAAACCTTTCCAGTAAGTCCACGGGGGTTGACTCCTCTCTTTCTGTCCTGTCTAATGGTTCTATCTCCTCTCCTCGTCTCTCTCTACTGCTGGATCTACTcttctctcgtctctctctcctGGAGTGTAGTGTGCGACCGTCCCTGACTAGTTTCGAGCCATCGTCATTTaggaggactggatcacactgctgtgcagcgggagtctcgttCCCAGCtctacaaacacacatacactttgGCTCAAACAGTCCGTAATGCTAATCAATGTTACAAGCAGTAAACAACTGGAGCTAACACTGCGTCAAACTTAATTAACTCATGAATTAATTAACACACTCACGCTGTCGGCCGCCCCCACCAGCGCGCTCCACTCCATTTTGGGAATCATCCGCGCCACGAACTCAGCGTTGAAATCAACATCATTCAGCTTCACTTCCGTTGCCTAGCAACagaaacaaaggaaaaaataaattaataacctTCAGTAATAACCCTTGAAAAACAACGCAATAGCATTTaatacagggctgggaatcagactcctattgcacagcagtgtgatccagtccaggttttactgctaccagcttgatcagcccccagtgtgtcttattattaaactcctagtgaaagcaggactggatcacactgctgtgcagcgggagtctgattattaaactcctagtgaaagcaggactggatcacactgctgtgcagcgggagtctgattattaaactcctagtgaaagcaggactggatcacactgctgtgcagcgggagtctgattattaaactcctagtgaaagcaggactggatcacaactgctgtgcagcgggagtctgattattaaactcctagtgaaagcaggactggatcacaccgctgtgcagcgggagtctgattattaaactcctagtgaaagcaggactggatcacactgctgtgcagcgggagtctgattattaaactcctagtgaaagcaggactggatcacaccgctgtgcagcgggagtctgattattaaactcctagtgaaagcaggactggatcacaccgctgtgcagcgggagtctgattattaaactcctagtgaaagcaggactggatcacactgctgtgcagcgggagtctgattattaaactcctagtgaaagcaggactggatcacaccgctgtgcagcgggagtctgattattaaactcctagtgaaagcaggactggatcacactgctgtgcagcgggagtctcattcccatctctgcaatggcataaacacatgaataaataaatacattaatgcatgcattaattaataaaaagcatTGCACGTTACCTGGATGAGAAGCGGGTATCCACACGTGACCCCTTTCACGTGTGACGTGAGCATGTTGTGCGTCAGCAGCTTCATTCCTGAACTACACGCCCTTGGCAGAGGAGAGCAGATCGCTCCTGCGTTTTAAACCGAGCTTGCTTTGCTCTGAAGCACACGCTttggactctctctctctctctctctctctctctctctctctctctctctctctctctgtgcactGACAGGAAGCACCGTTCAACACGCGTGGGCGTGGGCGTGGAGAAACGTGCAGCACCGAGACGAGCCCCCGCTGAAACAGCGGCTGTCCGCAGCGCACTAAACACAGTTCCGGACCCCTTTGCGCACTTGCGAGGATCGTGTCCGTCAGTCAGAGCGGTACGGCTCGCTGATTCGCTGCGTGTGTCTCAGTGGGGCGGGGCTGTGTGGAGCAGGTAGAAATGTTAAATGCAATATCAGAgtgccccccccctcctcccatgTCCTCTGTAAATATAGAGGGGGTGGGGGCTGGGGGGGGcggtgctgtattgtattgtccGGACTGTTTTGTAATAATGTGTATTGCTCAATTGCTTTGGCAAAACTCGATTTCATTTTGTCATGCCAATAATCAGCattgtttgaatttgaatttgagagagtCTTAaacggagagagagaggagagggggagagaggggagaggggggaggagagaggagagagagagagggagaagagagagagaggagagagagagagggagagagagagggagaggagagagagggagagagagagagagagggagagagagagagagagagagagggaggagagagagagagagagagaggagagagaggagggaggaaagaagaagaagaagaagaatatagaAGAAAAGACGTGAacgttatttttcttattattattattattattattattattattattagcagccgGCCTTCCAGGATGAGCTACAGTTGTTACACTATATCACATTACACTATATCACAATACACTATATCACATTACACTATATCACATTACACTATATCACAATACACTATATCACAATACACTATATCACAATACACTATATCACATTACACTATATCACATTACACTATATCACAATACACTATATCACATTACACTATATCACATTACActatatcacattacagataaacgCAGTTAGAAAGTCCAGTAAAAAAATTACTGAACTGAGCTCAATAAACGCGATTTCAAATGAGAATCACCGAACCCCTCCGAGAACAGCCGCTAAAGAAAGATCAGACCTTTCAACCCATTCCGCTTGCTGAGCTTGTAAACAACCCATTCATTTCTGCTCTGGATGATTAGGGGagagtttaatatatatataattattcaaaGGGTCCCGGAATTCCCGGAGAAGTTGGCAAAGCCCTTTCCTAATCGTACCCTATGAGGAAGTCTGGAGAGAGTAACCTGAGCCTTAGCGTCACACCGGTGTTGCGTGGGGTCCATTTACCAGAAGGAgggaggggggcagggggggggagAGGAAGCGTTTCAATTTACGGAACTCCGGTGGATTCCAGATTCAAGTCACAGCGACTCAGCACTTTGTTTCAGAGTCAAACAAACCGTTCCCTGCGACAGCCCTGTGCTTTCATTCATTGCTGTTGAAGTTTTGAACGCCCTGTGTTAATATGATTTCTGCCGTGTGTAAAACAAGCTTAAAAACACAGCGAAGTGATCATAAAcacacatggtaaagcacagggaagcattgtaaagcacagagaggtctggtaaagcacagggaagcattgtaaagcacagagaggtctggtaaagcatagggaagcattgtaaagcacagagaggtctggtaaagcatagggaagcattgtaaagcacagagaggtctggtaaagcatagggaagcattgtaaagcacagagaggtctggtaaagcatagggaagcattgtaaagcacagacaggtctggtaaagcatagggaagcattgtaaagcacagggaagccttgtaaagcacagacaggtctggtaaagcacagagaggcatggtaaagcagggaagcattgtaaagcacagagaggtctggtaaagcatagggaagcattgtaaagcacagagaggtctggtaaagcatagggaagcattgtaaagcacagagaggtctggtaaagcacagggaagcattgtaaagcacagagaggtctggtaaagcatagggaagcattgcaaagcacagagaggtctggtaaagcatagggaagcattgtaaagcacagacaggtctggtaaagcatagggaagcattgtaaagcacagggaagcattgtaaagcacagacaggtctggtaaagcatagggaagcattgtaaagcacagggaagcattgtaaagcacagacaggtctggtgaagcattgggaagcattgtaaagcacagagaggtctggtaaagcatagggaagcattgtaaagcacagagaggtctggtaaagcataggcaagcattgtaaagcacagagaggtctggtaaagcacagagaagcattgtaaagcacagagaggtctggtaaagcatagggaagcattgcaaagcacagagaggtctggtaaagcatagggaagcattgtaaagcacagacaggtctggtaaagcatagggaagcattgtaaagcacagggaagcattgtaaagcacagacaggtctggtaaagcatagggaagcattgtaaagcacagggaagcattgtaaagcacagacaggtctggtgaagcattgggaagcattgtaaagcacagacaggtctggtaaagcacaggtgcATGTACATTCATGttttggaaggggggggggggttgggttcgaatcttaaaaggtgttttttagtgttttgttgtaTCATATCTCTGTGAGCAAAACCTGTTTAACGAGTGCAGATAAAGGCAGCCTTTTATTGCATCTGCAAATAGAGTCTGTACAGCAAGCAGAGTGACGCAATGGGAAATCTGTGAAGCGCGGAGCCGGTTTCCTATTGAGAAACACGGCTTGCGAGGACACGCCCCTCTCTCCGTCCCCATAGTAACGGGGCGGGGCCCAGAGCCGAGAGCACGCCCCTCTCTCCGTCCCCATAGTAACGGGGGGCGGGGCGGCCGTGGCCAAACAAGCCTTGGAAACTGAGTCCACGTGTCCGCCATTGCGGCTCCAGCGCCGCCGCAGATCAGAAGCCGGAGCCCCGGCGTGGAGCCCAAATGGAGTCAGTTTCCCCATTGAACTGCGCCACTGCCTGCCGGTCCCCGGCTTCAGACACgaactcctccctctcctcccggTCCGGGTCTGCCCTCCCTCTCCTCCGGGGCTCGGGTATTTAAACGCGGGGCACCGTGGCTTTCGCACTGCTCGCTAAAGGAAGGACACGCTTCTTGTCCAGGTTCGTCCACGGTTCTTGTCCAGGTTCGTCCACGGTTCTTGTCCAGGTTCGTCCACACAGCCGCTATCATGCCCATCCAGGTAAGTCAGAGACCCGGAATGAGCTTTCTCTGCGGAATAAACGCGTTATTTACTATCCTGCGCCAGCGCAGCCGCGGCGACCGCTGCATTAATCACAGAAACGCCTTGATCGTCTGAGCTGCTTTCCAGACCCTGAATCTGTCGAGCTGTGCATCTCCCTCATAGAGAAATAGAAGCTGGGCAGAGCTGGGCAGGGCAGAGCTGGGCAGAGCTGGGCAGGGCAGAGCTGGGCAGAGCTGGgcagagcagggcagggcagggcagggccgTCCTAGGACAAGAACCCTGGCTGGGCAGTGAACCCGACCCGGCTGAGTCCCGACCGGTCCCGTGGGGCTAACCCGTCCACCCGGTCCAGGCTGGGCCGTCCCGACCCTTCCCGTGGGTCCCGACTCCGTCTCCGCCCGTCCCGTCCCACCCGTCTGGTCGGGATCCGTCCCGCCGACCCGAGCCCGTCCCGACCCGAACctaggaaatgtttttttttttttttttttttgtctgttgtgcattgaattttgaaataattataaaaagcAAGACACATCAAAATAGTTTCTGTGTATTTTACATACCCTGCAACCGATACTATTTGATTCTTATTATTTTATGTCGTCCGGTTAGATGAACGCTCTAGGTTGTGACTCGTCCACCCGTTAGGGCCTAGAACAAATAATATCCTTTGCAAAAACCAACGAACACAAATAAGTTATATTTCACATGTGAACGCTCAGGCccagacaaaaaataataataataataataataataataataataataaatacagcagccGGCTCTAGCGAGACTCCAGTCCGGCCCATAACTGAGCACGACCAGGAGGACTCCCGGATCTTTTTCATTATAGTaacgtttgtgtttgtttgtgtttattttttaaataaataaataaattcggACAGTCTTGCAGTACAGGTTGTgaaaagtgtttcatttgtaaacaaaaaaaaataaccaagatTCTAAATTTGTAGAGAGAACTTCTAATACAAGAGCATTGCAGATCAGACAGAAGCAGCGaacatcattgtgtgtgtgtgtcagtaaggGGTTAACTCCGCTGGGTTGCAGGTCTGTGAAGCTCCCCTCagtggaggggtgtgtgtgtcagtaaggGGTTAACTCCGCTGGGTTGCAGGTCTGTGAAGCTCCCCTCAgtggagggggtgtgtgtgtcagtaaggGGTTAACTCCGCTGGGTTGCAGGTCTGTCAGAAGCTCCCCTCAgtggagggggtgtgtgtgtcagtaaggGGTTAACTCCGCTGGGTTGCAGGTCTGTGAAGCTCCCCTCagtggaggggtgtgtgtgtcagtaaggGGTTAACTCCGCTGGGTTGCAGGTCTGTGAAGCTCCCCTCagtggaggggtgtgtgtgtcagtaaggGGTTAACTCCGCTGGGTTGCAGGTCTGTGAAGCTCCCCTCagtggaggggtgtgtgtgtcagtaaggGGTTAACTCCGCTGGGTTGCAGGTCTGTGAAGCTCCCCTCagtggaggggtgtgtgtgtcagtaaggGGTTAACTCCGCTGGGTTGCAGGTCTGTGAAGCTCCCCTCagtggaggggtgtgtgtgtcagtaaggGGTTAACTCCGCTGGGTTGCAGGTCTGTGAAGCTCCCCTCagtggaggggtgtgtgtgtcagtaaggGGTTAACTCCGCTGGGTTGCAGGTCGGAGAGAAGCTCCCCTCagtggaggggtgtgtgtgtcagtaaggGGTTAACTCCGCTGGGTTGCAGGTCGGAGAGAAGCTCCCCTCAGTGGAGGTGTACGAGGGGAACCCCGATACCAAGCTGTCCATGGCTGAGCTGTTCAAGGGGAAGAAGGGGATCCTGTTCGCTGTGCCTGGAGCCTTCACCCCGGGCTGCACCAAGGTGAGAGAGAGACGCCCCCACAGCACTCAATTACACAGATTCAAA includes the following:
- the trmt112 gene encoding multifunctional methyltransferase subunit TRM112-like protein; translation: MKLLTHNMLTSHVKGVTCGYPLLIQATEVKLNDVDFNAEFVARMIPKMEWSALVGAADSVSVLSTLPSDYENNEDFLRKVHHVLLEVEVLEGTLKCPESGREFPVSKGVPNMLLNEDET